Proteins encoded by one window of Mustela erminea isolate mMusErm1 chromosome 5, mMusErm1.Pri, whole genome shotgun sequence:
- the LOC116590544 gene encoding cytochrome P450 1A1 yields the protein MMSSVSRLSIPISATEFLLASAVFCLVLWVVRAWQPRVPKGLKSPPGPWGWPLLGNVLTLGKTPHLALTRLSQRYGDVLQIHIGSTPVLVLSGLDTIRQALVRQGDDFKGRPDLYSFTLVTDGQSMTFNPDSGPAWAARRRLAQNALKSFSTASDPASSCTCYLEEHVSKEAEALLGRLQQQMAEAGCFEPYRYVVVSVANVICAMCFGKRYDHDDQELLSLVNLSNEFGEAVASGSPMDFFPILRYLPNPTLDSFKDLNKKFYNFMQKLVKEHYRTFEKGHIRDITDSLIEHCQEKRLDENANIQLSDEKIVNVVLDLFGAGFDTVTTAISWSLLYLVTNPNVQKKIQEELDTVIGRARQPRLSDRPQLPYMEAFILEIFRHASFVPFTIPHSTTRDTSLSGFYIPKGRCVFVNQWKINHDQKLWGDPSKFRPERFLNLDGTINKALSEKVILFGMGKRKCIGETIARLEVFLFLAILLQQVEFSVPQGTRVDMTPIYGLTMKHARCEHFQVRVRT from the exons ATGATGTCCTCTGTGTCCAGACTCTCCATCCCCATCTCGGCCACAGAGTTTCTTCTGGCCTCTGCCGTCTTCTGTCTAGTGCTCTGGGTGGTCAGGGCCTGGCAGCCTCGGGTTCCCAAAGGCCTGAAGAGTCCACCGGGGCCGTGGGGCTGGCCCCTGCTGGGGAACGTGCTGACCTTGGGGAAGACCCCACACCTGGCGCTGACGAGGCTGAGCCAGCGGTACGGGGATGTGCTGCAAATCCACATTGGCTCCACACCTGTGCTGGTGCTCAGTGGCCTGGACACCATCCGGCAGGCCCTGGTGCGGCAGGGGGATGATTTCAAGGGCCGGCCTGACCTCTACAGCTTCACTCTGGTTACTGATGGCCAAAGCATGACCTTCAACCCGGACTCTGGACCAGCGTGGGCTGCCCGCAGGCGCCTGGCCCAGAATGCCCTGAAGAGCTTCTCCACCGCATCAGACCCGGCTTCCTCGTGCACCTGCTACCTGGAAGAGCACGTGAGCAAGGAGGCAGAGGCCCTCCTCGGCAGGCTGCAGCAGCAGATGGCAGAGGCTGGGTGCTTTGAACCCTACAGATATGTAGTGGTATCGGTGGCTAATGTCATCTGTGCCATGTGCTTTGGCAAGCGCTATGACCATGATGACCAAGAGCTACTTAGCTTAGTGAACCTGAGTAATGAGTTCGGGGAGGCGGTTGCCTCTGGGAGCCCCATGGACTTCTTCCCCATCCTTCGTTACTTGCCCAACCCCACCCTGGATTCCTTCAAGGACCTGAATAAGAAGTTCTATAACTTCATGCAAAAGCTGGTCAAGGAACACTACAGAACATTTGAGAAG GGCCACATTCGGGATATCACAGACAGCCTGATTGAGCACTGCCAGGAGAAGAGGCTAGATGAAAATGCCAACATCCAGCTGTCTGACGAGAAGATTGTTAACGTTGTCTTGGACCTGTTTGGAGCAG GATTTGACACGGTCACAACTGCCATCTCCTGGAGCCTCCTGTACCTGGTGACGAACCCCAATGTGCAGAAAAAGATCCAGGAGGAGCTGG ACACAGTAATTGGCAGGGCCCGGCAGCCTCGGCTCTCCGACAGGCCCCAGCTGCCCTACATGGAGGCCTTCATCCTGGAGATATTCCGACACGCTTCCTTCGTCCCCTTTACCATCCCTCATAG CACCACAAGAGACACAAGCCTCAGTGGCTTTTACATCCCCAAGGGACGTTGTGTCTTCGTGAACCAGTGGAAGATCAACCATGACCA GAAGCTCTGGGGTGACCCGTCTAAGTTCCGACCAGAACGATTTCTCAATCTCGATGGCACCATCAACAAGGCACTGAGTGAGAAGGTGATTCTCTTTGGTATGGGCAAGCGGAAGTGCATCGGTGAGACCATTGCCCGCCTGGAGGTCTTTCTCTTCTTGGCCATCCTGCTGCAGCAGGTGGAATTCAGTGTGCCCCAGGGCACAAGGGTGGACATGACCCCCATCTATGGGCTGACCATGAAGCATGCCCGCTGTGAGCACTTCCAAGTGCGGGTGCGCACTTAG